A segment of the Candidatus Binatus sp. genome:
ACATGGCAATCAAAAATAATCAACGCGCTTCGGGATCACGAGAACGCGCCGGCGATCCCGTTGGGCTTTCAAAGCTGGCGACTGACGATCTCAGAGAGCGCTGGCGGCAGCTCTACGGAGCCGGACCGCCGGCTCGCATCAACCGGCCGCTGCTGATTCGAGGCATCGGGTATCGACTACAGGAGAACGCGCACGGCGGCCTCAAGCCCGCTACTCACCGCTTGCTCGAACGAGTAGTCGAAGCCGCTGTAGCGGGGCTCGAAGTAATCGTCACGCCCAAGCGCAGCGCCAGGCCGGGTACGATGCTGGTACGCGAATGGCACGGAATTACCCATCAGGTGACGGTGCTCGATGAGGGTGTACTCTATGCGGAGCAGCGCTACCGGTCGCTCTCCGAGGTGGCGCGCCTCATCACCGGCTGCCGCTGGTCCGGACCGCTCTTCTTCGGCCTGCGGTCAAT
Coding sequences within it:
- a CDS encoding DUF2924 domain-containing protein, producing the protein MAIKNNQRASGSRERAGDPVGLSKLATDDLRERWRQLYGAGPPARINRPLLIRGIGYRLQENAHGGLKPATHRLLERVVEAAVAGLEVIVTPKRSARPGTMLVREWHGITHQVTVLDEGVLYAEQRYRSLSEVARLITGCRWSGPLFFGLRSIERNHAAR